The Salvelinus namaycush isolate Seneca chromosome 19, SaNama_1.0, whole genome shotgun sequence DNA window GGCGAGCAGCATTTGGGGCTGGGTGGGGAGAATCTCTCCTCTGAGGAGATTCATCCTCCCAAGCTGGTCCTTAAGAAGGTCCCCAAGAGGAGTCTGAAGCAACCAACTGAACCCGAACCACCTGTGAGTCTGTCCCCTTTGTCCTCTTTTGAAGATGGCAAAATCACCAGGTACACGTTTGAGATCGTGGACAAACAAGGTCTTCTGGATGTGGATGTGGCCAATtctgacctggagccagtagaTGCTCTCCAAGGAGGGCAGACGAAACCAGCATCCAGCAGCACAAACTACGACGATGCAATGCAGTTCCTGAAGAAGAAGAGGTATCTCCAGCAGGCCACTTTGGCCAACAACTGCAATTACACCCTGAATGTAAGCAGCATCACGTCCCAGCCTTCCATTAGACAAGCCGCAGTGGCCAATGTCATCGACGAAACCGTTCCCGCCACCATCTTGGAACCCCAGCCGTTGAGCGTCGAGATCAAGTCCAACCACGACAAGAACGTTCTCCCAGATGAGGTTCTCCAGACTCTCCTGGACCACTACTCAAACAAGGCCAATGGGCAACCTGATATCTCCTTCAGTGTGGCTGACACGGAGGTGACCTCCAGCATCTCCATCAACTCCTCGGATGTGTCTGAGGCCAGCCCGGTAGAGAGCCTGGGAGGTAACCCTCAAGCCCCACCAGCAGAGAAGTCTAGCCTCCTGCACGAGTACTCAAAGTTCCTTCAGCAAGCACTGGAGAGGACCAGCCAGAACGATAGCTACTTGAGCAGCCAGAGTCTTACCTTTGTCACTGAGAGCCCCAGTCTCTCCAACCAGCCTCTGTTCTCCACAGAGAAACAGAACCCTTCCCCCAGCAGGTTTACCACTGGTAGGTCAGGGATGAACTCTCCACTACGCTCTACCTTGGAGAAACCCCATTTTGGACTACTTGTAGGGGATTCCCAGCACTCTTTCTCATTTTCAGGGGACGAAACGACCCCCTCGGCTGTGTCGCCAACCGAAGACTTTCTGGAGGAAGTTGCATCCTCGAAAAAGACTGATGCTCAAGGGTTGCATCAGACTTTTCAAATCAGCACCTTCGATCAGAACTTCCGGTCACAGTTCCAGGCCTCATCACGTTCTGGAATCACCTCCCAATTTACTATTGCCAATGGACAAGTCAGTCTGCGAAGTCATGGAACAGACTTCTCTGAATTCTCCCTTGAGACGAGGTCTCAATTGAACTCTTCCCCTGATGCTACAAGGAGTCAAACATTTGGTTGAGGATATTTTTTATATTTCTGCGATCATTTTGGAAGGCACTTTTATATACATATCCTCTGTTCTGCCAAAATAGGTTGCACTGCAAAGGTGGCTGTTGCTCAAAGCAtttgtgataaaaaaaaaaaaatatatacttttctGTTAGATTAAAATGGTACATTTTGGTAATCATTAAAATAGGGGGAAAAATATTTATCTGTATGAGAAGCACTTTCCCATATGTAATTGGGTTGCGGGGGGAAAAGCACTCATGGGGTTTATTAGATTGTAAATTAAGAAATGTAAGCCACAAAGGTGTAATGAAAAGGATTTGGGTGTATAGTAACTCTTACATTATAATTATTTCTCTGTTTTCAATTTCTAATCGACTTTAATCATGTTTCTTCCACCTTTCTTTTTCTTGCTTTAACTCTCACCAGATATCTGGGCCTGTATTTATAAAGTGTCTCGGAGtagtagtgctgatctaggatcagtttttccttttagatcataatgaataagactgtatgaatgggggggggggggctggttgcctggctacccatcAACATTGCTTGCCTCCCCCAATGATTTGTAGAATGCAAGCACATTCTGACCATTCTAATTCGTCCCAGAAACCAATTAGTTGTGCTAGGGCCAGCCAATGTGACGTTATCATCTTTGATACTCTGATTAGATTTGTTAGATGACCCAATCGCCTATGAATTTGTTTTGTACAACTCCCCTCATTTTGAAGTTACACAAACAACTTCTAGGATGTAAGTTTCAGACAGAATGTATGTAGCGATCGATAGGGCAGCGGAAATAAATTTGGTGAGTCATCAGGCAGGTggctggtcctagatcagcactcttactctgaAGCCCTGTTACCGTAGGCCATGTCAACATAACAGTTCTGACATTCTTCTAAAGTCATGCTATATAGCTGCTGAATGTAGTGTTGTCCACTTGTTGATAATGTACAGTACACCTGCTGTATGACCTTTTCATTTCAGTTTATCTGAACAGAATTAATTTCAAATAATTTATGTAAGGAAAGTTTTCTTCAGTTGCTTGCTAAACTCCTTTTTCATGGTGTGTAGCCTGAAATTAGATtttatttgtatttgatcatatgATGATTTTGATTTAATTAGTCTTAATTTAGTCACTTGATTCAAAGCTCTCTATGGTGGTTGGTGTGGAAtgaagtacactacatgaccaaaagtatgtggacatctgctggtcaaacatctcattccaaaatcctgtgcattaatatggaattggtccccctttgctgctataacagcctccactcttatgggaaggctttctactaaatgttggaacattgctgcagggacttggttccattcagccacgagtattagtgaggttgagcactgatgttgggcgattaggcatggctcgcagtcgggtttccaattcatcccaaaggtgtgcgatggggttgaggccagggctctgcaggccagtcaagttcttccacaacgatcttgacaaaccatttctgtatggacctcgctttgtgaacggggatattgtcatgctgaaacaggaagggccttccccaaactgttgccacaaagttggaagtacagaattgtctagaatgtcattttatgctgtagTCTTAAATTTTCCCTACACTAAAGGACCTagtctgaaccatgaaaaacaggctgggatcattattcctccaccaccaaactttacatttggcattatgcattggggcaggtagtgtacTCCTGGtgtctgccaaacccagatttgtccgtcggactgccataTGGTAaaatgtgattcatcactccagagaacgcatttccactgctcgagagtccaatggcggctagctttacaccaccttcagccgacgcttggcattgcgtatgatgttcttaggcttgtgtgcggctgctcggccatggagaagtatttcatgaagctcctgacaaaccgTTTTTGTGCTGATGTTTCttcgaggcagtttggaactcgctagcgagtgccaatgtttgtctgtggagattccatggctgtgtgctagattttatacacttgtccgcaacatgtgtggctgaaatagcccaatccaccaatttgaaggggtgtccacatacttttgtgtgtatatagtgCATGTCATTCTTCATCCAAATCAACAGTACTTGATAGAAATAGGTTGGTCTTGACCATTCTAAATAATCTAAAGATTCTAAACAAATGTAATTTGTCTGAATATTAAATTATGTTTGCACAATGTACCTTAAGTGAGGTTAATTGATGATCTTTTTAGGGTTTAGATCATGGTTCAAATGAGACCCTAAATGCTTTGTTATAGGTCATCGAAATGTTATACAGTTATGTTGCATGCACTTATTGGGAAACAAATCATGGTTCATTGCAGTTGTATCAATCTAAGTGGTCATTGGAGACTTAAGTCTCTCTAGAAGGGTTGGTAGTCTTACGGCTGTTTTCCCAGTAGCAGGTGAAGACCGCAAGGGAAAAAATCCATGAGTAGAGTGGGAAATCAGCCCGTAAAGTTATATAAAATAATCGTGTTTTGTACACACTTCATTACGGGTGAATGTATGTAAGCGTAGGTAGGTTTCCATCCAGTTgttgacagattttcatgtgaatattctaaactctgcattaaaaacaatatgcacattttcccaccagagatgtttccatctaattgacttgttgtggataaaaggctgtgcgtgatgacgtcgTGCCCATAACTTTTGCGATTAAATTCAaaatcgcattttcaactctactgtttgttttgtccccccccccccccccccccaaattgtattatatatggaatgtgcccactctggtctttgCATGTGTTCTctgtagccaacagctcgcagacaCAGTGCGGGttggctacctacatgatgaaattatggataagagcgagaatatttgttaaatggcagccaagcatagatcatcatgtcaccagaataagacacTCAATATATTTATTGGAAAACAACGGCAAGCTTGCACTTTCACcatcctgtgaagttcataacttatttaatctgtagcctaatgatctgcatgctttcccgacgagtcgtagtgggaggaccacacaccatatcatcccatgactccaagtttacttcaatatgatggttcTTATATCAATACTTGCACATAAGGGCGTTTTCACTGCCATTTCTTGCCTAATATattttaccaac harbors:
- the LOC120064207 gene encoding zinc finger protein 148-like; translation: MNIDDKLEGMLLKCGGGVDERVGLSGGGPVVMTLGERGLAHHPLLADEDDDDLTGVSMVSHDLIPTDEMVVHEETVKNGREGGTNQRLSHKLPVSIKQELKLTSDQLMLGKKERKQPRDLTECHKKKKRKQRSPAKILTINEDGSLGLQSPKCHVCVHCNAAFRTNYHLQRHVFIHTGEKPFQCSQCDMRFIQKYLLQRHEKIHTGEKPFRCEECGMRFIQKYHMERHRRTHSGEKPYQCDYCHQYFSRTDRVLKHRRMCHEMKERKAHKAAAAGKDGGLLRNTESLGFSFSAKECSLPKKKRLKTSDKSQCSLSAAATEDVATVASLGAMDKEVEQRQNKIECLPLYAVTSKVVKDEYVVADYSVELPDSSGEQHLGLGGENLSSEEIHPPKLVLKKVPKRSLKQPTEPEPPVSLSPLSSFEDGKITRYTFEIVDKQGLLDVDVANSDLEPVDALQGGQTKPASSSTNYDDAMQFLKKKRYLQQATLANNCNYTLNVSSITSQPSIRQAAVANVIDETVPATILEPQPLSVEIKSNHDKNVLPDEVLQTLLDHYSNKANGQPDISFSVADTEVTSSISINSSDVSEASPVESLGGNPQAPPAEKSSLLHEYSKFLQQALERTSQNDSYLSSQSLTFVTESPSLSNQPLFSTEKQNPSPSRFTTGRSGMNSPLRSTLEKPHFGLLVGDSQHSFSFSGDETTPSAVSPTEDFLEEVASSKKTDAQGLHQTFQISTFDQNFRSQFQASSRSGITSQFTIANGQVSLRSHGTDFSEFSLETRSQLNSSPDATRSQTFG